Within Streptomyces albofaciens JCM 4342, the genomic segment TGCTGGCCATGGTCGCCGTCACGCTGCTGTGCGGCGGCGCGACCGCCGCCTGCGGCCCGATCGTCTACGTCGGCCTGATGGTCCCGCACATCGTCCGCGCCGTCACCGGCCCCGACCTGCGCTGGATCCTGCCGTACTCCGCGGTGCTCTCGCCGGTCCTGCTGCTCGGCGCGGACGTCCTGGGGCGCGTCGTGGCACGGCCCGGGGAGATCCAGGTCGGCATCGTGACGGCCGTCATCGGCGGCCCGGTCTTCATCTATCTCGTACGGCGCCGGAGGATGGCCCAGCTGTGAGTTCCACCGTCAAGACCGACACCGGCACGGCACCCGGCGCGGCGGCCGCGCGGACCGGCGGGCCCGTACGGGCGGTGCGCACCGCCGGCGGCCTGTCCGTACGCCTGGACGTGCGCACCCTCGTCGTCGCCGTGCTGCTGGCCGTGGTGGCGCTGGCCGCGAGCGTGCTGCTGATCGGCACCGGCGACTTCCCGATGAGCCCCGGCGACGTCCTCGCCACCCTCACCGGCTCCGGCACCACCGCCCAGGAGTTCATCGTCAACGACCTGCGGCTGCCGCGGGTCCTGGTCGGGCTGCTGGTCGGCGCCGCCTTCGGGGTGTCCGGCGCGGTCTTCCAGGCGGTCTCCCGCAACCCGCTGGGCAGCCCCGACGTCCTGGGCTTCTCCCAGGGCTCGACGGTCGGCGCGCTGCTGGTCATCGTCTTCTTCCAGGGCGGCACCTTCGCCATCGCGGCCGGCTCGGTCGTCGGCGGTGTCGTCACCGGACTGGCGATCTTCCTGCTGGCCTGGAAGGGCGGCATCCACGGCTACCGCTTCGTGCTCGTCGGCATCGGCGCCGCCGCGATGCTCTACGCGATCGTCCTCTACCTGATGACCAAGGCGAACATCGTCGAGGCGTCCCAGGCCACCACGTGGATGGTCGGCACCCTCAGCGGCCGGGACTGGGGCCAGGTGTGGCCACTGGCCCTGGTGTGCGCCCTGCTGATCCCCCTGGCCCTGCTGTACGGACGGCCGCTGCGCATGCTGGAGATGGGCGACGACGCCGCGTACGCGCTGGGCGTGCGGGTCCACCGGGTGCGCGTGGTGCTGCTGGCGGCGGCCGTGGTGCTGGTCGCCGCGGCCACCGCGGCGGCCGGGCCGATCGCCTTCCTCGCGCTGACCGCGCCGCAGCTCGCACGCCGCCTGACCCGCTCGCCCGGCCCCAACCTGCTGCCCGCCGCCCTCATGGGCGCCGCCCTCCTGGTCGGCGCCGACTGGATCTCGCAGCAGGTCTTCGGCGCCGACCAGCTGCCGGTCGGCGTGCTGACCGGCGTACTCGGCGGCTGCTACCTGCTGTGGCTGCTGGCCTCCGAGCGCAAGGCGGGCCGGATATGAGCGCGCCGGACACGGACCGAACCGCCACCGGCCACCGCACGACCCCGAGCGCGCCGCACCGGGCCCCCACGGCGCAGACCCGACAAGGAGCAACGCAGTGAGCCGTCTCACGGCCGAGAACGTGACCCTCGCCTACGACCAGCGGGTCATCGCCGAGGACCTCTCGGTGGCCATACCGGACCAGTCCTTCACGGTGATCGTCGGACCGAACGCCTGCGGCAAGTCCACGCTGCTGCGCGCGCTGTCGCGGATGCTCAAGCCCGCCGCCGGCTCGGTGCTGCTGGACGGCGCGGCCATCTCCTCGCTCCCCGCCAAGAAGGTCGCCCGTACGCTCGGGCTGCTGCCGCAGTCCTCCATCGCGCCCGACGGGATCACCGTCGCCGACCTGGTGGCCCGCGGCCGCTACCCGCACCAGGGACTGCTGCGCCAGTGGTCGGGGGAGGACGAGCGGATCGTCCGGGAGTCGATGGACGCGACCGGCGTCGGCGAGCTGGCCGAGCGCTACGTGGACGAACTCTCCGGCGGCCAGCGGCAGCGCGTGTGGATCGCCATGGCGCTCGCCCAGCAGACGCCACTGCTGCTCCTGGACGAGCCGACCACGTACCTGGACATCCAGCACCAGATCGAGGTGCTGGACCTGTGCGCCGAACTGCACGAGGAGCAGGGCCGTACGCTCGTCGCCGTCCTGCACGACCTCAACCACGCCGCGCGCTACGCCACCCACCTGATCGCGATGCGCGGCGGCGAGATCGTCGCCGAGGGGACGCCGCAGGAGGTCGTCACCGCCGACCTCGTCGAGCGGGTCTTCGGCCTGAAGTGCCAGGTCATCGACGACCCGGAGACGGGCACCCCGCTGGTGGTCCCGGCGGCGCGCACGGCGCGTGCGAAGGCGGCGGCCGAGGTGGCCGCGGCGTCCTGAGGCCTGCGGCGGGCCCGGCCGCCGTGCGGGCCGGGCCCGCCGTCACAGCAGCGTCCGCAGGCGCAGCAGGTCGCGGAAGCCCGCCTCCAGCTTGACCCGGCCGCTGCCCCACGCCTTGGCGAAGTGCAGTTCGCCGTCGACCAGGGCCACCAGGTCGTCGCCGCGCATCGACAGGCGGATCTGGGCCCGGTCGGGCGGCGGGCCGGGGACGCTGGTGACGTCCTCCAGGGCGCCGTTCGCCAGCCGCCCGACGAAGGTCACGTCCAGGTCGGTGATCCAGCAGCTCAGCGACCGGTCGAGGGCGGCGGCACCGCGCACGGCGCCGTTGGCGGTGGAAAGGTTCTGTGCGAGCCGGCCGAGGGCGGCGCGGCACTCTTCGAGGGTTGCCATCGCGATCGACGATACGCCGCCGCGGGCGGGCGTCCGATGGCCCGGAGGGTGGCCGGTTCGAGGTAGCGTCAAGGCATGCAAGAGCCGAGAGAGCCGGTGGCGGACGGGGTGCCGGACGGTACGGACCTGGACGGTACGCACTCGGGTGGTCCGGACGCGGACGGGCCCGCCGGGCCGCGGCCGCTCGGTGTCGTGGTCACGCCCACCGGGAACCCCGACGTCGACGCCCAGCTGGAGCGCCTGGCCGACGCCGACCACCTCGCCGCGAGCGGGCACCTGGAGGTGTACGAGGATGTGCACCGGGGACTGCGCGACGCGCTGGCCGCTCTCGACCAGCGCCCCGGTCCCGCCGGCCCGTCCGGCGCGCCCCGGTCCCCGCAGCCGTCCGCAACGTACGACAACAGGAGCTGAACCACAGGTGGCAGGTGTGGCACGACGCCGACTCGACGCGGAGCTGGTGCGCCGCAAGCTGGCCCGGTCCCGCGAGCACGCGAGCCAGCTGATCGCCGCGGGGCGGGTGACCGTCGCCGGGGCGACGGCGACCAAGTCCGCCACCCAGGTGGAGACCAGCGCGGCCCTGGTCGTGCGCGCCGACGACAGCGACCCCGACTACGTCTCGCGCGGCGGCCACAAGCTGGCCGGGGCGCTCGCCGCGTTCACCCCGCTCGGCCTGAAGGTGACCGGGCGCCGCGCGCTGGACGCGGGCGCCTCCACCGGCGGCTTCACGGACGTACTGCTGCGTGCCGGGGCCGGGCACGTCGTCGCCGTGGACGTCGGGTACGGACAGCTCGCC encodes:
- a CDS encoding sterol-binding protein produces the protein MATLEECRAALGRLAQNLSTANGAVRGAAALDRSLSCWITDLDVTFVGRLANGALEDVTSVPGPPPDRAQIRLSMRGDDLVALVDGELHFAKAWGSGRVKLEAGFRDLLRLRTLL
- a CDS encoding FecCD family ABC transporter permease gives rise to the protein MSSTVKTDTGTAPGAAAARTGGPVRAVRTAGGLSVRLDVRTLVVAVLLAVVALAASVLLIGTGDFPMSPGDVLATLTGSGTTAQEFIVNDLRLPRVLVGLLVGAAFGVSGAVFQAVSRNPLGSPDVLGFSQGSTVGALLVIVFFQGGTFAIAAGSVVGGVVTGLAIFLLAWKGGIHGYRFVLVGIGAAAMLYAIVLYLMTKANIVEASQATTWMVGTLSGRDWGQVWPLALVCALLIPLALLYGRPLRMLEMGDDAAYALGVRVHRVRVVLLAAAVVLVAAATAAAGPIAFLALTAPQLARRLTRSPGPNLLPAALMGAALLVGADWISQQVFGADQLPVGVLTGVLGGCYLLWLLASERKAGRI
- a CDS encoding ABC transporter ATP-binding protein, coding for MSRLTAENVTLAYDQRVIAEDLSVAIPDQSFTVIVGPNACGKSTLLRALSRMLKPAAGSVLLDGAAISSLPAKKVARTLGLLPQSSIAPDGITVADLVARGRYPHQGLLRQWSGEDERIVRESMDATGVGELAERYVDELSGGQRQRVWIAMALAQQTPLLLLDEPTTYLDIQHQIEVLDLCAELHEEQGRTLVAVLHDLNHAARYATHLIAMRGGEIVAEGTPQEVVTADLVERVFGLKCQVIDDPETGTPLVVPAARTARAKAAAEVAAAS